Proteins from a genomic interval of Neodiprion lecontei isolate iyNeoLeco1 chromosome 2, iyNeoLeco1.1, whole genome shotgun sequence:
- the LOC107218095 gene encoding sugar transporter SWEET1 produces MIGLEFKEFIAVTASVSTILQFLAGILVCRKYIRNGTTGEASGLAFVTCFTSCSLALRYGMLIGDQTIIVVNIFGISLQLLYVLVFMSYSMKKSLTLKQLSAAVIFVISVYLYSQYEIDEVQARRIVGFLSSGLAIAFFASPLSMLAHVMRVKSAETLPFPIILSSLIVSFQWLLYGYLLNDGFIVIPNFLGCVLSLFQLSLFILYPGRYPDQIHLTQL; encoded by the exons ATGATAGGGTTAgaattcaaagaatttatcGCCGTGACAGCTTCAGTCTCAACGATCCTACAATTTTTAGCGGGCAT ATTGGTGTGCCGAAAATACATTCGCAATGGAACAACTGGTGAGGCCTCTGGACTCGCGTTTGTGACATGTTTTACATC ATGCAGTTTGGCACTTAGGTATGGCATGCTGATCGGTGATCAGACAATAATTGTAGTGAATATCTTTGGAATTTCGCTACAGTTGCTATACGTCCTCGTATTCATGTCATATAGTATGAAGAAATCATTGACGTTGAAACAGCTAAGCGCAGCTGTCATATTTGTAATATCAGTTTACCTCTACAGTCAGTATGAGATTGACGAAGTTCAGGCGAGACGGATAGTTGGATTCCTTAGCTCTGGCCTCGCGATTGCATTTTTTGCTTCACCATTATCCATGCTT gCTCATGTTATGAGGGTTAAAAGTGCCGAAACTTTACCATTCCCGATAATATTGTCATCTTTAATAGTATCGTTCCAGTGGCTATTGTATGGATACTTATTGAATGATGGTTTCATTGTAATACCGAATTTTCTAGGCTGTGTTTTATCGCTCTTCCAActatcattatttatattgtaccCTGGGAGATACCCAGACCAAATACATCTTACACAattgtaa